The following coding sequences lie in one Glycine soja cultivar W05 chromosome 16, ASM419377v2, whole genome shotgun sequence genomic window:
- the LOC114390077 gene encoding receptor-like protein EIX1 has protein sequence MIMNSSSIYILVFVHLWLFSLPCRESVCIPSERETLLKFKNNLNDPSNRLWSWNHNNTNCCHWYGVLCHNVTSHLLQLHLHTSDSVFYHYYDGYSHFDEEAYRRWSFGGEISPCLADLKHLNYLDLSGNYFLGEGMSIPSFLGTMTSLTHLDLSHTGFYGMIPPQIGNLSNLVYLDLRSVANGTVPSQIRNLSKLRYLDLSANAFLEGMAIPSFLCAMTSLTHLDLSDTRFMGKIPSQIGNLSNLVYLDLGSYAFEPLLAENVEWVSSMWKLEYLDLSNANLSKAFHWLHTLQSLPSLTHLDLSGCTLPHYNEPSLLNFSSLQTLHLSRTRYSPAISFVPKWIFKLKKLVSLQLQGNEIQGPIPGGIRNLTLLQNLDLSGNSFSSSIPDCLYGLHRLKFLNLRDNNLHGTISDALGNLTSLVELDLSGNQLEGNIPTSLGNLCNLRVIDLSYLKLNQQVNELLEILAPCISHGLTTLAVQSSRLSGNLTDHIGAFKNIELLDFFNNSIGGALPKSFGKLSSFRYLDLSINKFSGNPFESLGSLSKLSSLYIDGNLFHGVVKEDHLANLTSLTEFGASGNNFTLKVGPNWRPNFRLSYLDVTSWQLSPNFPSWIQSQNKLQYVGLSNTGILDSIPTSFWETPSQILYLNLSHNHIHGEIGTTLKNPISIQTIDLSSNHLCGKLPYLSSDVFQLDLSSNSFSESMNDFLCKHQDGPVQLEFLNLASNNLSGEIPDCWMNWTSLVYVNLQSNHFVGNLPQSMGSLADLQSLQIRNNTLSGIFPTSLKKNNQLISLDLGENNLSGSIPTWVGEKLLNVKILLLRSNSFTGHIPNEICQMSLLQVLDLAQNNLSGNIPSCFSNFSAMTLKNQSTDPHIYSQAQLAMLYTSDYSIVSVLLWLKGRGDEYRNILGLVTSIDLSSNKLLGEIPRKITNLNGLNFLNLSHNQLIGPIPEGIGNMGSLQCIDFSRNQLSGEIPPTISNLNFLSLLDVSYNHLKGKIPTGTQLQTFDASSFIGNNLCGPPLPINCSSNGKTHSYEGSHGHGVNWFFVSVTIGFVVSATIGFVVGFWIVIAPLLICRSWRYAYFHFLDHVWFKLQSFYSCSISV, from the exons ATGATCATGAATTCATCCTCCATTTATATTCTTGTCTTTGTCCACCTTTGGTTGTTCAGCTTACCGTGCAGAGAGAGTGTGTGCATCCCAAGTGAGCGTGAGACACTTTTGAAGTTTAAGAATAATCTGAATGATCCTTCAAATAGGCTTTGGTCTTGGAATCATAATAATACCAACTGTTGCCACTGGTATGGAGTCCTCTGCCACAACGTCACTTCCCATCTTCTTCAGCTTCACCTCCACACCTCAGATTCTGTTTTCTATCATTACTATGATGGCTACTCTCACTTCGATGAGGAGGCTTATAGGAGATGGAGCTTTGGTGGAGAGATAAGTCCTTGTTTGGCTGATTTAAAGCATTTGAATTACTTGGACTTGAGCGGCAATTATTTCCTTGGAGAAGGTATGTCAATTCCTTCTTTCCTTGGGACAATGACTTCCTTGACTCACCTCGACCTCTCTCATACTGGATTCTATGGGATGATTCCTCCTCAGATTGGGAATCTCTCAAATTTGGTGTATCTTGACCTGAGATCTGTTGCCAACGGAACAGTACCCTCTCAGATCCGGAATCTCTCTAAGCTTCGATATCTTGACTTGAGTGCCAATGCATTTCTTGAAGGTATGGcaattccttctttcctttgtgCAATGACATCCTTGACTCACCTCGACCTCTCTGATACTCGATTCATGGGGAAGATTCCATCTCAGATTGGGAATCTCTCCAATTTGGTCTATCTTGACCTCGGAAGTTATGCTTTCGAGCCTCTGTTAGCTGAAAATGTAGAATGGGTATCAAGTATGTGGAAGCTTGAATATCTTGATTTGAGTAATGCAAACCTATCCAAAGCATTTCATTGGCTACACACTCTCCAATCTCTTCCTTCTTTGACCCACCTAGATTTGTCAGGATGCACACTCCCTCACTATAATGAACCATCCTTGCTCAACTTCTCATCTCTGCAAACTCTCCATCTTTCCCGTACTCGTTATTCCCCTGCCATTTCTTTTGTCCCCAAGTGGATATTCAAATTGAAGAAACTTGTTTCTCTTCAATTACAGGGTAATGAAATTCAAGGTCCTATTCCTGGTGGTATTCGAAACCTCacacttcttcaaaatcttgacTTGTCTGGAAATTCATTCTCATCTTCTATACCTGATTGCTTATACGGTCTTCATCGTCTCAAGTTCCTCAACCTAAGGGACAACAACTTGCATGGGACTATTTCTGATGCCCTGGGAAATTTGacttctcttgttgaacttgatTTATCAG GTAATCAACTTGAAGGAAACATTCCAACTTCTTTGGGTAATCTCTGCAACTTAAGGGTGATAGATTTATCATATCTCAAACTCAACCAACAAGTTAATGAACTTTTAGAAATTCTTGCTCCTTGTATTTCCCATGGACTCACAACACTTGCAGTTCAGAGTTCACGACTTTCAGGCAATCTGACAGATCATATTGGggcatttaaaaatattgagctGCTAGATTTTTTCAACAACTCAATTGGTGGTGCTCTTCCTAAATCATTTGGAAAACTTTCATCATTTAGATATCTCGATCTGTCTATTAATAAATTCAGTGGAAATCCATTTGAAAGTCTTGGATCACTCTCTAAATTGTCATCTCTTTATATTGATGGCAATCTTTTTCATGGAGTTGTCAAGGAAGATCATCTTGCAAATCTTACAAGCTTGACGGAGTTTGGTGCATCAGGGAACAATTTCACTTTAAAAGTGGGTCCCAATTGGCGTCCTAATTTTCGGCTTTCCTATTTGGATGTGACATCATGGCAGTTAAGTCCCAACTTTCCATCGTGGATTCAGTCACAAAACAAACTTCAATATGTTGGACTGTCTAACACGGGGATTTTAGATTCTATTCCCACCTCGTTCTGGGAAACACCTTCTCAGATTTTGTATTTAAACCTCTCTCATAATCATATCCATGGTGAGATTGGGACTACATTAAAGAATCCAATATCTATCCAAACTATTGATCTAAGCTCAAATCACTTGTGTGGTAAATTACCCTATCTTTCAAGTGATGTGTTTCAGTTAGATCTTTCAAGCAATTCATTCTCTGAATCCATGAATGACTTTTTATGTAAGCATCAGGACGGGCCAGTGCAATTAGAATTTCTGAATCTTGCATCAAATAATTTGTCAGGAGAGATACCTGATTGCTGGATGAATTGGACATCTCTtgtgtatgtaaatttacaaaGCAACCATTTTGTTGGGAACTTACCCCAATCCATGGGTTCCTTGGCAGACCTGCAGTCGTTACAAATTCGTAACAACACACTCTCAGGAATATTTCCAACCAGTTTGAAGAAGAATAACCAATTGATATCCTTGGACCTTGGGGAAAATAATCTTTCAGGAAGTATTCCAACATGGGTTGGAGAAAAGCTCTTAAATGTGAAAATCCTCCTCCTTCGATCAAACAGTTTTACCGGCCACATTCCAAATGAAATATGTCAGATGAGTCTTCTTCAGGTTTTAGACCTTGCACAAAACAATTTGTCTGGCAATATACCGAGCTGTTTCAGTAACTTCAGTGCCATGACACTAAAGAACCAAAGTACAGATCCTCATATCTATTCTCAAGCACAACTTGCTATGCTTTACACTTCCGATTATAGCATAGTTAGTGTGCTACTATGGCTGAAAGGAAGAGGAGATGAGTATAGAAACATTCTGGGTTTGGTAACAAGCATTGATCTATCAAGTAACAAATTATTAGGAGAAATACCTAGAAAAATCACAAATCTAAATGGATTGAACTTTTTGAACTTGTCCCACAACCAATTGATTGGTCCTATTCCAGAAGGTATTGGTAATATGGGATCGTTACAGTGTATTGATTTTTCGAGGAATCAACTTTCTGGTGAAATCCCTCCAACCATTTCTAATTTGAACTTTTTGAGCCTGCTAGACGTGTCTTATAATCATTTGAAGGGAAAAATTCCAACAGGAACTCAATTGCAAACCTTTGATGCCTCCAGCTTTATTGGCAACAATCTATGTGGTCCACCACTGCCCATAAACTGCAGCTCCAATGGGAAAACTCATAGTTATGAAGGAAGTCATGGGCATGGAGTGAATTGGTTTTTTGTTAGTGTGACAATTGGATTTGTTGTTAGTGCGACAATTGGATTTGTTGTGGGATTCTGGATAGTGATTGCTCCTTTACTGATTTGTAGATCATGGAGGTATGCCTATTTTCATTTCCTTGATCATGTGTGGTTCAAACTTCAATCTTTTTACTCATGTAGTATCAGTGTTTAG